The Streptomyces lienomycini sequence CACAGCCGTACGGCGGCCTCCTCGGCGTGCTCCAGGCGTGCGGCGACCATGCTGGAGACCAGGTGGGGCATGTGGGAGACGAGGGCCACGGCGCGGTCGTGGGCGTCCGCGTCCATCACGACGGGCACCGCGCGGCAGTGCGAGACCAGCTCCAGGGCGAGGTTCAGCACCTCGGTGTCGGTGTCGCGGGTCGGGGTCAGCACCCAGGGGCGGCCCTCGAAGAGGTCGGCGGTGGCGGCCAGCGGGCCGGACTTCTCGCGGCCGGACATGGGGTGCGTGCCGATGTACGCGGAGAGGTCGAGCCCGCGCGCCTCCAGCTCGCGTCGAGGGCCGCCCTTGACGCTGGCGACGTCGATGTAGCCGCGGGCGGCACCGCGGGCCATGGCGTCGGCGAGCACGTCGGCCACCAGGGCGGGCGGGGCGGCGACGACCGCGAGGTCGACCGGTCCGTCGGGGGCGTCCTCGGTGCCGGCGCCGAGCGCGGCGGCGGTGCGGGCCTGCTCGGGGTCGTGGTCGGCGAGGTGGACGGTGACACCCCGCGCGCTGAGGGCGAGGGCGGCGGAGGTGCCGATGAGGCCGGTGCCGATGACGAGTGCGGTTCTCACTGGGCGATGTCCTTGCGCAGGGCCGCGGCGGCGCCGAGGTAGACGTGGGCGATCTCGACGCGGGGCCGGTCGGACTCGATGTGGGCGAGAACACGGACGACGCGCGGCATGGCGCCCTCGACGTCCAGCTCCTGGGCGCAGATCAGCGGCACGTCGGTGATGCCCAGGCCGCGGGCCGCGGCGGCCGGGAAGTCGCTGTGCAGGTCGGGGGTGGCCGTGAACCACAGGCTGATCAGGTCGTCGACCGTCAGTCCGTTGCGCTCCAGCATGGCGGTCAGCAGGGCCGCGACCTGCTCGTCCATGTGCCCGGCCGCGTCCCGTTCCAGTTGGACGGCGCCCCGGACCGCTCGTACCGCCACGGCGATGCTCCTTGCTGACGTTGCTGACGCAGGTGTCGGTTCCTGGTCCGTCCAGCCTAGTCAGCGCGCCGCGCACCGGCCGCCGCCGCCCGTCCCCTGAGACGGCGGCGGCGGGAAATCCGGTGCGCCCGCGGGGGTGCGCCCGCGTACGCTCCCGCCATGCCTCCCGAGACGCCGCTGCCCGAGACCCTGGTGCGCGACCACACGATCTACGCCTGTGTCATGGGTTCACGCGCGTTCGGTCTGGCGACGGAGGACAGCGACACCGACCGGCGGGGCGTCTTCCTCGCCCCGACCGCCCTGTTCTGGCGCTTCGAGAAGCCGCCGACGCATGTGGAGGGCCCGGCGCCGGAGCAGTTCGGCTGGGAGCTGGAGCGCTTCTGCGAGCTGGCGCTGCGCGCGAACCCGAACATCCTGGAGTGCCTGCACTCCCCGCTCGTGGAGTCGGTGGACGACACGGGCCGCGAACTGCTCGCCCTGCGCGAGGCGTTCCTGTCCCGCCGGGCCCACGAGACGTTCACCCGCTACGCGCACGGTCAGCGCCGCAAGCTGGACGCCGACGTTCGTGCCCACGGCGCCCCGCGCTGGAAGCACGCGATGCACCTGCTGAGGCTGCTGATCTCCGCCCGCGACCTGCTGCGCACGGGCGCCCTGACGGTCGACGTCGGCGAGGCCCGCGAGTCGCTGCTCGCCGTGAAGCGCGGCGAGGTGCCCTGGCCGGAGGTGGAGGCGCGGATGACACGCCTGGCACGCGAGGGCGAGGAGGCCGCCGCGCGCAGCCCCCTGCCCGAGGAGCCGGACCGGCGCCGCGTCGAGGACTTCCTGATCCGCACCCGCCGCGCCTCAGCGCTCCAGCCGGGTCCGTACGACGAAGTCGTGCAGGGCGTCGTACGCGGACGGGGCGTCGGGGAGGGCTGAGGCGCCCTGGGCGGCGTCCAGCACGCCGTGCAGCCGCTCCACGTCGGCCCGCACGCGCGCGTGGTCCACATCGGCGTTCCCGTGCTCCCGCTCGGCCTTGGCGGCGACCAGCTCGGGCAGGTATCCCGGAGCGGCGTCGACCTGCTCGACGAGGGTCGGCAGGTGGGACTGCACCTCGCCGGAACGCATCAAGTGAACGCCGGTGAGCAGTACCCGGAAGGTGTACAGGAGCGGCTTCAGCTGGCCGGTCCTCTCGAACAGCCGCCACTGGGTCGCCGCGAACCCCCGGTAGTGGTGGGCGTGGTGGCTGGTGAGGACCCCCGGCGCGAATCCGGCCAGCTCCCGGTGCGCGTCGGTGGTGTGCACGACCAGCGGGGACAGCAGCTGCTCCAGCACGTAGCCGTTGCGGCGGAGCATCAGCCGGACGAACTTGCGCAGGTCGTGCGTGACCAGGTCCATCTCGACGCCGTCCCGGTCCCACATCCGCGACCTCGTCTCCTCCGGCTCGCGCAGCCCGACCAGGTCGGCGGCGGGCAGCAGGTGCACGCCGCGCAGGTCGACGTCGGAGTCGCGGGAGGGGAAGCCGTAGAGGTGGGCGCCGGAGACGGTGGCGAAGAGCACCGGGAAGGGCTGTTCGGCCACCACCGGAGCCAGGTCGATGTCGATGTCGAGTGCGTCGGTCACGCGCTCAAGCGTCCCAGAGCGCTCCGAGGGAGACCAGGTCGCCCCGGTACTCGATGCGGTCCGCCCACGCGGCCGGCCAGGCGTCGGCCCCCAGGTGCGCGCCCGCGAAGGCGCCCGCCAGGCAGGCGACGGAGTCGGAGTCGCCGGAGGTGCAGGCGCCGCGGCGCAGGGCGGTCAGCGGTTCGTCGACGAAGAGGAGGAAGCAGAGCAGGCCGGTCGCCATGGCCTCCTCGGCGATCCAGCCCTCGCCGGTGGCCAGGCACGGGTCGGTCTCGGGCGAGACCGTGCGGAGCGCGTCCTGGAGGCGGTCGAGTATCGCCAGGCAGTCGTCCCAGCCCCGGGCGATGAAGTGCTCGGGGCTGGGGTCCTGGGCGCGGGTCCACAGGTCGCCGAGCCAGCGCTCGTGGTAGCGGGTGCGGTTGTCGTAGGCGTAGGAGCGCAGCAGTCCCACCAGCCCGGTCGGCTCGGCTCCCTCCGCGAGCAGCCGTACGGCGTGCGCGGTGAGGTCGGAGGCGGCGAGCGCGGTGGGGTGCCCGTGGGTGAGCGCCGACTGCAGCTGGGCGGCGCCCGCGCGCTGCTCGTCGCTGAGGCCGGGGACGAGTCCGACCGGTGCGACGCGCATGTTGGCGCCGCAGCCCTTGGAGTGGATCTGGCTGGCGTCCTGCCAGGGGCGGTCCTCCCGTTCCAGGAGGTCGCAGGCGGTGAGGCAGGTGTGGCCGGGGGCCCGGTTGTTCTCCGGGGAGCGGTTCCAGGCGACGAACTCCCGCCGTACGGGTTCGGTCATCGTCTCGGGCGCCAGGACGCCCCGGTCCGTCGCGGCGCGCAGCCCCTTGC is a genomic window containing:
- a CDS encoding nucleotidyltransferase domain-containing protein; protein product: MTDALDIDIDLAPVVAEQPFPVLFATVSGAHLYGFPSRDSDVDLRGVHLLPAADLVGLREPEETRSRMWDRDGVEMDLVTHDLRKFVRLMLRRNGYVLEQLLSPLVVHTTDAHRELAGFAPGVLTSHHAHHYRGFAATQWRLFERTGQLKPLLYTFRVLLTGVHLMRSGEVQSHLPTLVEQVDAAPGYLPELVAAKAEREHGNADVDHARVRADVERLHGVLDAAQGASALPDAPSAYDALHDFVVRTRLER
- a CDS encoding nucleotidyltransferase domain-containing protein; the encoded protein is MPPETPLPETLVRDHTIYACVMGSRAFGLATEDSDTDRRGVFLAPTALFWRFEKPPTHVEGPAPEQFGWELERFCELALRANPNILECLHSPLVESVDDTGRELLALREAFLSRRAHETFTRYAHGQRRKLDADVRAHGAPRWKHAMHLLRLLISARDLLRTGALTVDVGEARESLLAVKRGEVPWPEVEARMTRLAREGEEAAARSPLPEEPDRRRVEDFLIRTRRASALQPGPYDEVVQGVVRGRGVGEG
- the aroH gene encoding chorismate mutase — protein: MAVRAVRGAVQLERDAAGHMDEQVAALLTAMLERNGLTVDDLISLWFTATPDLHSDFPAAAARGLGITDVPLICAQELDVEGAMPRVVRVLAHIESDRPRVEIAHVYLGAAAALRKDIAQ
- a CDS encoding ADP-ribosylglycohydrolase family protein; its protein translation is MTRTTVTKRAATGALTGLALGDALGFPTEFNDVPAILAKCGPWREMELPRPAIVTDDTQMTLALGKGLRAATDRGVLAPETMTEPVRREFVAWNRSPENNRAPGHTCLTACDLLEREDRPWQDASQIHSKGCGANMRVAPVGLVPGLSDEQRAGAAQLQSALTHGHPTALAASDLTAHAVRLLAEGAEPTGLVGLLRSYAYDNRTRYHERWLGDLWTRAQDPSPEHFIARGWDDCLAILDRLQDALRTVSPETDPCLATGEGWIAEEAMATGLLCFLLFVDEPLTALRRGACTSGDSDSVACLAGAFAGAHLGADAWPAAWADRIEYRGDLVSLGALWDA
- a CDS encoding prephenate dehydrogenase, which codes for MRTALVIGTGLIGTSAALALSARGVTVHLADHDPEQARTAAALGAGTEDAPDGPVDLAVVAAPPALVADVLADAMARGAARGYIDVASVKGGPRRELEARGLDLSAYIGTHPMSGREKSGPLAATADLFEGRPWVLTPTRDTDTEVLNLALELVSHCRAVPVVMDADAHDRAVALVSHMPHLVSSMVAARLEHAEEAAVRLCGQGIRDVTRIAASDPRMWIDILSANPGPVADLLTDVAADLEETVRALRALQSADEDKRREGGTGIAEVLRRGNAGQVRVPGKHGSAPRAYETVAVLIDDQPGQLARIFADAGRAGVNVEDVRIEHATGQQAGLVQLMVEPRAAAALTAALTELGWSIRQ